A genomic segment from Triticum dicoccoides isolate Atlit2015 ecotype Zavitan chromosome 1A, WEW_v2.0, whole genome shotgun sequence encodes:
- the LOC119350983 gene encoding wall-associated receptor kinase 2-like yields the protein MPTAFLLTALLLAAAAATNEATGSLVVTHGCATSCGGVDIPYPFGIGGGCFRKGFEIECINSSHAVLAGTSIRVMRLSSDRAESLVMLPIGWMCFNASSPSEASDFSYAETEMNKDGVYRISNTHNMLVVLGCNTFAYTASGKTQGGTDAYTYYTGCMSFCNNSASAQDGLCAGVGCCRLDIPPGLTGNYFKFRAYNHSTMMDYSPCDYAFLVDRNNYTFRRSDLRMDTNRTSPVWLDWAIRGNGSVDITAGDVLSCTQAPKTGQYACVSAYSDCVDSTNGPGYNCKCSEGYEGHAYLADGCTNIDECAHPAKYPCYGICKDTQGSYQCTCHPGYESDDPRTGPCAPKFPLVAQISIGVIGGTLVIAFVAFIIIIRKEKRKTREFYEKNGGLTLEKAKVIKLFKKDQLKPILKSSNLIGKGGFGEVYKGVVDNILVAVKKPISGNVLENKQFANEVIIQSQVIHKNIVKLIGCCLEVDTPMLVYEFISKGSLHDILHESDKREPLNLDVRLSIVVESAHGLAYMHSQAHTKILHGDVKPANILLDDNFVPKISDFGISRLIAIDKEHTANVIGDMTYMDPVYLQTGRLTEKSDVYSFGVVILEVISRKKATHSDNNSLVTSFLECHKEGKKATELFDKEIVVARDLELLDTLAGIAVECLNLDVDQRPSMTDVVTRLLTLNRSRVS from the exons ATGCCGACGGCATTCTTGCTGACCGccctgctcctggcggcagcggcAGCCACCAACGAGGCGACAGGGAGCCTCGTCGTGACCCATGGCTGCGCGACGAGCTGCGGCGGCGTGGACATCCCCTACCCTTTCGGCATCGGCGGCGGCTGCTTCCGCAAGGGCTTCGAGATCGAGTGCATCAACAGCAGCCACGCTGTGCTCGCCGGCACGTCCATCCGGGTGATGCGCCTGTCGTCGGACCGGGCCGAGTCACTGGTGATGCTCCCCATTGGATGGATGTGCTTTAACGCCTCCAGCCCCAGCGAAGCTTCGGATTTCAGCTACGCCGAGACGGAGATGAACAAGGACGGCGTGTACCGCATCTCCAACACGCACAACATGCTCGTCGTCCTCGGCTGTAACACCTTCGCCTACACCGCCAGCGGGAAGACGCAGGGCGGCACCGACGCCTACACCTACTACACCGGGTGCATGTCCTTCTGCAACAACTCGGCCAGCGCGCAGGacggcctctgcgccggcgtcgGCTGCTGCCGCCTCGACATCCCGCCGGGCCTCACCGGCAACTACTTCAAGTTCCGCGCCTACAACCACTCCACCATGATGGACTACAGCCCCTGCGACTACGCCTTCCTCGTCGACAGGAACAACTACACCTTCCGCCGCTCCGACCTCCGCATGGACACCAACCGGACCTCGCCCGTGTGGCTCGACTGGGCCATCCGCGGCAACGGTTCCGTCGATATCACCGCCGGCGACGTGTTGTCGTGCACGCAGGCGCCCAAGACGGGTCAGTATGCCTGCGTCAGCGCGTACAGCGACTGCGTGGATTCCACCAATGGGCCTGGCTACAACTGCAAGTGCTCCGAAGGCTACGAGGGCCACGCCTACCTTGCCGACGGATGCACCA ATATAGATGAATGTGCACATCCAGCAAAGTATCCTTGCTACGGTATCTGCAAGGACACTCAAGGATCTTACCAATGCACCTGTCATCCAGGTTATGAGAGCGATGACCCAAGAACTGGACCCTGCGCTCCAAAGTTCCCACTTGTTGCACAGATTTCCATAG GTGTAATAGGTGGTACACTTGTCATCGCATTTGTGGCATTCATTATTATTATTCGAAAAGAGAAGCGGAAGACCAGAGAGTTTTATGAGAAAAATGGTGGTCTTACCTTGGAGAAAGCTAAAGTTATAAAGCTTTTCAAAAAGGATCAGCTCAAGCCAATTTTGAAAAGTAGCAATTTAATTGGAAAAGGTGGCTTTGGTGAAGTTTACAAGGG CGTTGTTGATAACATACTAGTTGCAGTAAAGAAACCAATTAGTGGTAATGTGCTGGAGAACAAGCAATTTGCAAATGAAGTCATCATACAGTCTCAAGTCATCCACAAGAACATTGTTAAGCTTATAGGTTGTTGCCTAGAAGTGGATACCCCCATGCTAGTGTACGAGTTCATTTCCAAAGGAAGCTTGCATGACATTCTTCACGAGTCTGACAAGAGGGAGCCGCTCAACTTGGATGTGCGCCTAAGCATTGTTGTGGAATCGGCACATGGTCTAGCTTATATGCATTCCCAAGCCCATACCAAAATCTTGCACGGTGATGTTAAACCAGCCAATATACTTTTGGATGACAACTTTGTGCCAAAGATCTCAGACTTTGGCATATCGAGGTTGATTGCAATAGATAAGGAACACACTGCAAATGTCATTGGTGACATGACTTATATGGATCCAGTATACCTGCAAACAGGTCGACTGACTGAAAAAAGTGATGTCTACAGTTTTGGGGTTGTCATCTTAGAGGTCATTAGCAGGAAGAAGGCCACTCATTCCGACAATAACAGCTTAGTGACGAGTTTCCTTGAGTGTCATAAAGAAGGGAAGAAAGCAACTGAGTTGTTTGATAAGGAAATTGTCGTAGCAAGAGATTTGGAGCTTCTTGACACTCTGGCAGGTATTGCTGTGGAATGTCTTAACCTGGATGTGGATCAAAGACCATCAATGACAGATGTCGTGACGCGTCTTCTCACATTGAATAGATCCCGTGTGTCGTAA